The stretch of DNA GTTTTTTGGTATCGCAAAATGAAAAGGGGAGGCCAAGCCGCCTCCCCCTTAACTCAATCAGTGCGCCATGTGCATGGCGTTCTTGAACATCACCGCCGCGATCACGACGAGGTAGACGCCGAAGATCTTGCGCAGCGGGCCCGAGGGCAGGCTGTGCGCGGCGGCCACACCCCAGGGCGCCGAGATGATCGACATCGAGGCGATCGCCACCGTGGCAGGCACGTTGACGAAGCCCAGCGAACCCCAGGGCAGGCCAGCCTCACCAAAGCCGATGATGGCAAAGCCGATGGCGCTGGGAATGGCGATCAGCGTGCCGATGCCCGAAGCGGTGGCGATCGCCTTGTGGATCGAACGGCCGCACAGCGTCATCACCATGATGGCGATGGTGCCGCCACCGATGCCCAGCAGAGAGGAGAAGGTGCCCAGGCCACCGGCGATGGCGACGCGCGGCATCAGGCCGGGCATGTTGTCGCTGATCTTGCGGTCAGCCATGAAGGGCAGCAGGAAATTCAGCGACATCAGCGCCACGCCCACGGCGAAGATGATCAGCAGGATGTGCCCGTCGACCTTGCCGGCCAGCATCACGCCCACGGTGTCGCCGATGACCAGCCATGGTGCCCATGACTTCAAGATCTCGAACTCGACCGCCCCGCGTTTGGCATGCGATCGCAACGAGCGGATCGAGGTCAGAATAATGGTGGCCGCCGACGTACCGATGGCGACATGCGCCAACTGATGCTTGTCACCACCCAGCAAGGGCAGCACCAGCATCAGAGCGGGCACCACAACGAAACCGCCGCCAATACCGAAAATACCGGCGGCGAAACCTGCGACAAGACCGGCTGCCAGCATTGCCAATGCAGGCACCAGCCACATACTCATCTCTTGCGTCAAAATTCTGACCCCTTGTTTTAGTGCGTCCGGTCGTGCGCCACATCTTGCTTCACCTTGCAGGCGATCCGCAGTTGCGCCGGTGAAAGCCGTGCCATTCGTCACTGTTGAGGTCTGTTTGCGCCTGACAGCTTTCTGACGACAGAAGTGATTTACCCACTTGAATTTCGCCTCGGCTTGCGCTTTGTGAACGGAACGCGTGCCCCAAGGGCAATTTTCGCAAGCGCTGGCGCCATCTGACGCAGCAATCCATCAAAACCGCAGCAATGATGGCATGAATTGGCCGATTTATCGCTTTAAAATCAGGCCAATGTGATACTATATCCGCTACATGTCACAGACCGGCGCGGGATGGCACACAGGCCGTTTCTTGCGCTTTTTCCCGCTCATCCCCCGAGTCGCGGCCCCTTGCGCTCTTGCCAAGCGCCGTCACTTCCCCGATGCGCATCGCCCTTTCCGCCCGCCATCGCTCTTGCGCTGGAGGCGGCAAAGCGCAAACAGAGGGATGTTCCCGGCACGGCGGCCCCGCGCGGGAGTTGAGAAGGATCTGGAATGCTGTCTCTGCCCGCCGGTTTTCCGGCAAGCATGCTCAAACTCCCCAGCCTGAACGGCCGCCTGCCACGCCGCAAGGCGCGCGTGCTGGCGGTGGTGCTGGCCGTGCTGGTCGCCGCGCTGGCGGCCTGGTGCCTCACCGCCTCGCCGCCGCCGATCAAGGTGGCGAAAAAGGGCGGCTACACCGATGTGAAGCTCTATCACGACATGGCCGCGCAAGTGGCCAAGGGCGAGAATTACTATCCGGCGGCGGCCACCCTGCACCGCGCCCATCACTATCCGCTCAAGCCCTTCATGACGATGCGCCAGCCGACCGAGGTCGTCTTCGCCGCCACCTTCGGCTGGAAGGCGGTGCAGTATTTCTGCATGGGGATGCTGTTCATCGGCACCTTCCTGTGGGTGCTGGCCACCGAGGGCAAGCTGCATATCGTCGAGCGCATCGCCCTGCTGGGCGCGCTGGGCGCGGGCGGCGGGCAGGTGATGCAGCCCAACATCCTCGCCCTTCAGGAATATCCGGCGGGGCAATGCATTTGCGTGGCGCTGGCGCTGTGGATCGGCTGGCCCCGCCAGTGGTGGCTGCCGATGATCCCCATCGCGCTGGGCCTCTTCATCCGCGAGCTGGTGCTGCCCTTTGCGCTGCTGGCCCTGGCCTTCGCGGTCGTCGAGAAGCAATGGCGCGCCGTGGCGGGCTGGGTCGGCGTGCTGGCGGTCTGGGGCGCCTTCATGGCATGGCACGCCAGCCAGGTGAACGCCCAGGCTTTACCGGGCGATATTGCCTCCAAGGGCTGGCACGGGCTGCAAGGCCTTTCAGGCTTCCTCAAGGCGGTGATCTTCACCAGCACGCTTCAACCTCTGCCACTGGGGGTCGCGCTGCTGACCGCCACCCTGCCCCTGCTGGGCTGGCTGTCGCTACGCGGACGCGAAGGGCGGTTCTGCATCCTGCTGGTGCTCGGCTATGCGCTGATGATCGGCCTCTTCTCGCGCGCGGACACCTTCTATTGGGGGGCGATCATGCTGCCGTGGTACTTTATCGGCTATGTGCTGCTGCCCCGCGCGGCGCTGCGGTTGTGGGCTTACTGGAATACGCCCGACGAAGAGGTTGTGCAGGTAGAAGGATGAAAGCAGGGGGCGTTACGCCCCCTGCACCCCCATGACGTCTTCCGACGATAAGGCAGTGGCACCCGATCGTGGTGCCAGAGCTATCCACCTGCGCAGCCTGAAGCGCCGCAGGCATTCCAATATCCTGCCTGCGGCGCGGCGACCTTGCTCTTTGGCCGAACCCATAGCGCCTACGCCGACAAGTCATGGGAGCGCGAGGGGGTAACCCCCTCGCACTTTCCCTTTCCTTGATTACCCCTGCGGAGCAATCGTCGCCGCATTCCCGGCGATCTTCAGCACCGCCGCCCATGTATCGACATTCTGCTGCAAATCGGCAGGATCGATCTTGTCCAGCGTATCGTCGGGCGTGTGGTGCAGATCGAAATAGTGGGTCATATCCTGCCCCATATCGATCACCGCCGTCTTCTGGGCAGCGGCGATAAAGCCGACATCCTCGCCGCCCTCAGCCTTGTTCTCGCCGCGCACGAGGCCCATGTCGGAGAGACGCGCCGCAATGGCATCGCCCAGCGCCTTGTCGGCGGCGCCCATGGCGATGTTCACGCGCCAGACGCGGCCCGCGCCGGAATCCGATTCCATGGCCAGAGCGTGGGGCTCTTTCGCGTGAGCCTTGGCATAGGCCTCGCCGCCGAAGCCACCGCGCTCCTCGGCACCGGCCCAGAGCACGCGAATGGTGCGCAGCAACTGGCCACCCTTCGCCGCCTGAAGCGCGGCAGCCGTGACGATGGCGCAGCCAGCACCGTCATCGATGGCGCCAGTGGCCAGATCCCAACTGTCGAGGTGGCAGCCCACCAGAATGGGCGGCAGCGAGGGATCGCGACCCGGCAGCTCGGCGACCACATTGCCCGACTGCACATTGCCGGTGAAGCGCGGGGTCAGCGTCAGGGCGACCTGCTCGGCCATGCCCTTCTTCGCGCGCAGAGCGATCAGATCGGCGTCGGGGGCCGAAACGGCGGCGGCGGCAATCGGGGTCACGCCCTTGTCCCAGCCGGTGAAACCTGTGTGCGGATCGCGGTTGTGATCGGTGCCGATCGAGCGGATCAGCACCGCCGCCGCACCCTTGCTCGCCGCCAGCGAGGGGCCAGAGCGCCGCGCCGCGCCATAGGGTCCATAGCCCGCGCCATCCTGCGCCGCGCGCATGGCATTGTCGATAAAGACGATCTTGCCCTTCACGGCGGCGTCGGGGGCCGCCTTCAGCGCCTCATAGCTGGCGAAATAGACCATCGGGGCCTTGATGCCACTGGCGGGCGTCGCGCCCGAATTACCCAGAGCGGCGATGGCCAGCTTCTGTTCGGCGGCGCCCAGCAGCGTCGCGCTTTCAGCGCCGCGCTCCCAGCCGGGCATGGTGTAGGGCTCGATATGCGGGTTGGTCAGGCCCAGCGCGGTCAGGCGCTTGACCGCCCAGTCGCGGGCATAGGCCTCACGCGGCGTGCCGCCGAGGCGCTGGCCGACCTCGCTGGTGAGGTCGGCGACGATGGTATAGGCAACGGTGTCCTTCCCGCTCTGCGCCGGCCCCTCCTGAGCCAACGCTGTGACGGGGGCCGAAGCGGCGGCGAGGCTGGCAGCAAGCGCCAGTGAGGAAAGAATGTTTCGCATGGACGCAAGGATTAGCGTGGCCGCTGAAATCTGCCAATGGCCGAATGCCTCCCCCGCTTTATCCCGCCGTGGATCACTTTCAGCGCCGATGCGCCACGCCCCGCTTGGCAAGGGCCGGGCCAGCCTGTAGTGAGCGCGGCAAATCCGGTTCAAAACGCATCATTCCGCGCATCATTCGACTTTGGAGACCGCCTGTGGCCGCCCAATACGCCTTCGTCATGAAGGACATGACCAAAACCTTCCCCGGCGCCGCCAAGCCGGTGCTGAGCAACATCAACCTGCAGTTCTATCAGGGCGCCAAGATCGGCATCGTGGGCCCGAACGGCGCGGGTAAGTCGACCCTGATCAAGATCATGGGCGGCATCGACAAGGATTTCACCGGCGAGGCCTGGCCCGGCGAGAACATCACCGTCGGCTATCTGGCGCAGGAGCCCCAGCTCGACCCCAGCAAGTCGGTGCTGGAGAATGTGAAGGATGGCGCCCGCGCCACCGCCGATCTGGTCGACCGCTTCAACGAGATCAGCAACATCATGGCCGATCCGCCGGAGGACGTCGATTTCGACGCGCTGATGGAAGAGATGGGCGATCTGCAGGGCAAGATCGACGCCGTGGACGGCTGGACGCTGGACAACCAGCTCGAGATCGCGATGGAAGCGCTGCGCTGCCCGCCGTCCGACTGGTCGGTGGAAAATCTGTCGGGCGGTGAAAAGCGCCGCATCGCGCTGACCCGCCTGCTGATCCAGAAGCCGGACATCCTGCTGCTCGACGAACCGACCAACCACCTTGACGCGGAATCCGTCAACTGGCTGGAAAACCACCTGAAGGAATACCACGGCGCGGTGCTGATGATCACCCACGACCGTTACTTCCTCGACAATGTGGTGGAATGGATTCTCGAGCTGGATCGCGGAAAGTACTTCCCCTACGAGGGCAACTACTCGACCTATCTCGACAAGAAGGCCAAGCGCCTTGAGCAGGAAAGCCGCGAGGACGAAGGCCGCTCCAAGGCGATCAAGGACGAGCTGGAGTGGATCCGCGCCGGCACCAAGGGCCGCCAGACCAAGTCGAAAGCCCGTATCAAGGCCTTCGATCAGCTGGTGGAATCGCAGGAAACCCGCATCGTCAACAAGGCCCAGATCGTCATTCAGGTGCCCGAGCGCCTGGGCGGCAAGGTGATCGAGGCCAAGAACATCACCAAGGCCTATGGCGACAAGCTGCTGTTCGAGAACCTCTCCTTCCTGCTGCCCCCCGGCGGCATTGTCGGCGTGATCGGGCCGAACGGCGCGGGCAAGTCCACGCTGTTCAAGCTGCTGACGGGTCAGGAACAGCCTGATGAGGGCACCATCGAGATCGGCCAGACCGTGCGTCTGGGCTATGTCGACCAGAGCCGCGATCATCTGGACCCCAGCAAGAACGTCTGGGAGGAAATCTCCGACGGTCTGGACTATATGAAGGTCAACAAGCAGGACATGAGCACGCGTGCCTATGTCGGCGCCTTCAACTTCAAGGGCCAGGATCAGCAGAAGAACGTCGGCAAGCTGTCGGGCGGTGAGCGCAACCGCGTGCACATGGCCAAGATGCTCAAGCAGGGCGGCAACGTGCTGCTGCTCGACGAACCGACCAACGATCTGGACGTGGAAACCCTGCGCGCTCTGGAAGAGGCCATCGAGAACTTCGCGGGCTGCGCCGTGGTCATCAGCCACGACCGCTTCTTCCTTGACCGACTCGCCACCCACATTCTGGCGTTCGAGGGCAACAGCCATGTCGAATGGTTCGAGGGCAACTTCGAGGCTTATGAGGAAGACAAGCGCCGCCGTCTGGGCGATGCGGCTGACCGCCCGACCGCGCTGGCCTATAAGAAGCTGACTCGCTGATCTTTTCAGCTTTTCGGTACAGCGAAGCCCCCGTTGCCACGCGCAACGGGGGCTTTGTTTTTACTATGCTGTTTTTACACGAGAAGCAGAAAGCTGAACGAAAGGCTATGTGAACGGTTCAGCGCCATGTCAGCCAGTTTCTGATACAAAGTAACCATCAAGGCAGCATCCATCACGGATCGCCTGGGGAGCATGAGGTTACCATGGGCAACAACCGGCGCTCGGCGCATCTTGCAACAATCGCGGCGATGGCGAGCATCGCGCTGATCGCGACTCCGGCCATGGCCCAGAAGCGCGACGACAACCCCGACAGCGGTCGCGCACCTCCCCCGGCGCAGCATGGCGCCCCCGGTGGCGGCGCGCCGCATGGCGGTGGCAATCCCGGTGGCCCCGGTGGTGGTGGCCCGCGCGGCGGCTTCAACGGCGGCGGACAGGGTGGCGCGCCCGGCGCTCAGCGCCCGGCCCCGCAGCCCGGCAATCCCGGCGGTGGCAATTTCCAGCGCGGCCCCGGCGGCAATCCCGGTGGAGGCCAGTGGAGCGGCCAACGCCCCGGCTTCAACGGCAATGGCGGCGGCAATTTCCAGCGTGGCCCGGAGAACCGTGGCCCCGACAATCGCGGGCCTGACAACCGTGGGGGCTTCAACCAGCAGGGCCGTCCCGGTTTCGACGGTGGTCGCCCCGGTGGTCCCGACTTCAACAGGCCCGGTCGTCCCGACGGCCCCAGCTACAACGGCCGCCCCGGCGCGCCCGGCTACAATGGCCGGCCCGGTGGTCCGGGCTTCAACCAGCCCGGTCGCCCCGGTGGCCCCGGCTTCAACGGCCCGGGTCGCCCCGGCGGCGGCTGGAACAACGGCTGGCGCAATGACAACCGCTACAACTGGTCGGCCTGGCGCGACATGCACCGCGATGTGTTCCGCATGGGCCGCTATCGCCCGCCCTACAGCGGCTATGCCTATCGCCGCCTCGGCATCGGCTTCACGCTGGACCGGATGTTCTTCGGCTCGACCTATGTGCTGGCCGATCCTTACGCCTATCGCCTGCCCCCGGCCTATGAGCCCTATGAGTGGGTGCGCTACTACAATGACGCCGTGCTGGTGGACACCTACACCGGCCAGGTCGTCGATGTGCTTTACGGCTTCTTCCTCTAAACCGAAGCCCGACAGCAACAATGAACCCCGTCTGAGCGCCGCCATGCGCGCAGGCGGGGTTCTGCCGTTCTGATCACGGCCCGCCTTGAGTCCGCCCCGATCAAACCCCGGTCCGGCGGCAGAGGGCGTTGACCCCCGCGCCAAATTGCGACACTCAAAACGGGACAACCGCAACCATCAGCGAAGCCGGAAGCCCCATGAGCACAGCACCCGTTGCCCCCCAAGCCAATCACAGCACTGGCAACGTCTTTCCCGATATGGGGCCGGTGGTCGACAAATCCGCGCTGGAGAAACTGGGCGGCGCGGTGCGGGCGCGCCTCGCGCTGGACCCTGCCGTGTGGCACGCGCCGGTGGTGCAGGCCGAAATCGTCACCGTCACCGAATTCCTGATGCCCGACGAATGCGCCCAGATCATCGAGCTGATCGACCGCATCGCCGAGCCCTCCTCCACCTATCACGCCGATCACGATGCCTCGATCCGCAGCAGCTATTCGGGCAATGTCGACCGCTTCGATCCCTTTGTGATGATGATCGAGCGGCGGATCGACGATCTGCTCGGCATGCCCTCCGCCTATGGCGAGACGATGCAGGGGCAGCGCTATATGCCCGGCCAGCAGTTCAAGGCGCATTACGATTTCTTCTCGACCAAGGCCGCCTATTGGCCCGGCGAGCGCAGCCGGGGCGGTCAGCGCAGCTGGACGGCGATGATCTACCTCAACGATGTGGAGGAAGGCGGCGAGACAGTGTTCGAGCGCGCCGGGGTCACCGCCACGCCGCGCCAGGGCATGCTGCTGGCCTGGAACAATGCCAACATCGACGGCACGCCCAATCACTACACGCTGCACGCCGCTTTGCCGGTGGTGCGTGGGTGCAAATATGTGATCACCAAGTGGTATCGCACCCGCAACTGGGCCGGGCTGCCGGGCTGAAGGGGTTTAGTGCTGGGGCGGCTCCCAGAGTTCGACCATATTGCCCTCCGGGTCGGTGATATGGGCGAATTTGCCGGTCTGGGGTGTGTCCCAGTCGGCATGGGTGGTCACCTCGATCCCCTCACTGCGCAGGGTGGCGATCATCTCGGCCAAAGCGGTAACGCGGAAGTTGATCATCCACTGCTTGCCCGCGGGGAAGTAATCCGTGTCCTGCTTGAAGGGCATGAACAGCGCCGGGCCCGCTGTCTGAGTCCAATGGAAAGGGTCTTCGCCGCCGATGCCCAGATGCCGGCGATACCACGCCTGAAGCGCCGCCGGATCCTTGGCCCGGAAAAACACGCCACCTATGCCTGCCACCGCCATGGATGCCCTCCTGTTTTTGGGAAGGTAACGCGGGTTGAGGAAGGTAGGAAGGAGAAGATGCGAGGGGGTTACCCCCTCGCGCTCCCATAACGTCTTCCGACGAAAGGGCAGTGGTGCCGAAATGGTGTGCCTGGGCTCTCCACCTGCCCAACCTAGAGCGCCGCAGGCAGTGGATCCATGAACAATAGCACGGCTTTCGGATTATTGCCTGCGGCGCAGCGACCTTACTCTTTCGCCGAACCCATGGCGCCCACGCTGACAAAACCCGGGAGCGCGAGGGTGTAACACCCTCGCATTTCCCCTTTACTCCTTAACACCCTTCTTATGCTCCCCCGGATGCATCAGACGCTCAACCTTCCCCGTCAGCCGATCGATCTTGCGATGCAGACGCACGATCTCGATCGTGGTGCGCAGATTGATCTCATAATCGTGGCGGTTGTAGATGCGGTCACGCGCGCTTTGGCGGTTCTGGCTCATCATGATGACGGGGGCCTGCACCGCCGCCAGCATGGAGAGCATCAGGTTGAGGAAGATGTAGGGGTATGGGTCCCACTGCCGCATCCAGCCTGAGACCAGCGGGCTGTTGAGCAGCATCCAGCCCAGCAGCGTGACCATAAACCAGATGATGAAGCCCCAACTGCCGCCAACCTTGGCCACGCGGTCGGCCAGCCGGTCGCCGAAGCCGGCCTTGGCGGCCTGGGTTTCGTCATCCTCAAGGCTGATATCGCGCGAGAGGACATGGCGCAGCACATGCTGCTCGTCCTCATCGAGCTGATCGAAAGGGCGGCCCAGCAGCTTTTCGGCAAGCGCCTCGGGCGTGTTGTTGAGCTTCATGGGCCGCCTCCCCGGTTCAGATCAGGCCTTGGCACCCTCCAGCGCTTGGGCGATCAGCTTGCGCGTGTTCTCGATGCCGTAGAGCGCGATAAACGACCCCATACGTGGCCCGGTCGACGAGCCCAGCAGCGTCTCATACAGCGCCTTGAACCAGTCGCGCAGGCTCTCGAAGCCGTAATGCGGGTCCTTGCCGATTTCGTAGACGATGTTCTGCAGCTCTTCCGCCGTGGCATCGTCGCTGGTGGCGGCCAGTTCCTCGTCCAGCGCGGTCAGCGCGGCGACTTCGCCATTCTCGGGCGCGCGGCGGTTGAGCGTCGGGGCGATAAAATCGCGATTGTAGGCCAGCGCGCAGGTCACCAGCGTATCGAGCGCGGGATGCGCCTCGGGCGTGGCATCCTCGACATAATTGGCGAGGTAGGACCAGACCTGATCGCGCGTGGCATTGGCGCCCAGCACGCCCACCAGATTGAGCAGCAGACCGTAGGTTACGGGCAGCTTGTCGCCCTCGCCGCCAGCGCTGGCGCCGTTGGTGCGCAGCAGGTGCCACACGGGGTTGCCCATCTGCTGTTCGATGGGCTGGGTGGGGATCTTCTCGCGGAACTGCCAGTACTCATCCACCGCGCGGCCGATGATGCCGGGGTGCAGGCTCTTGGCGCTCTTGGGCTCGCGGAACAGGTAGAAGCCCAGCGATTCCTCGCTGCCATAGGTCAGCCACTGCTCGATGGTGAGGCCGTTGCCCTTGGACTTGGAGATCTTCTCGCCATTCTCGTCGAGGAACAGTTCGTAGATCAGCCCTTCCGGCTTGCGGCCACCCAGCACGCTGGCGATCTTGCCGCTCTGCGTCACGCTGTCGGTCAGATCCTTGCCGCACATCTCGTAATCGACGCCCAGCGCCACCCAGCGCATGGCCCAGTCGACCTTCCACTGCAACTTGGCATTGCCCTTGAAGATGCAGAGTTCGACGCTCTCGCCCTCATCCTCGAAACGGATCAGGCCGGCCTCGGCATCGACCACCTCGATGGGCACCTGAAGCACGATACCGCTGGTGGGCGACACGGGCAGGATCGGCGAATAGGTCTTGCGACGCTCCTCGCGCAGGGTGGGCAGCATGATGCCCATGATCTTGTCGTAATTGCGCAGCACGCCGCGCAGCGCTTCATCGAATTCGCCCGAATTGTAGCGATCGCTGGCCGAGACGAACTCGTAATCGAAGCCGAACTGGTCGAGGAAAGCGCGCAGCATCGCATTGTTGTGATGCGCAAAGCTCTCATGCGTGCCGAAGGGATCGGGAATGCGCGAGAGGGGCTTGCCCAGATGCTCGGCCAGCATCTCCTTGTTGGGCACATTGTCGGGCACCTTGCGCAGCCCGTCCATATCGTCGGAGAAGGCCACCAGACGGGTGGGCTTGCCGGTCAGCACCTCATAGGCGCGGCGCACCAGAGTCGTGCGCAGCACCTCCTGAAAGGTGCCGATATGCGGCAGACCGCTGGGGCCATAGCCGGTCTCGAACAGCACCGGCATATCCTGACCGTCTTTCGCCTTGCCCTGCGGATAGCGCTTGAGCAGCTTGCGGGCCTCTTCGAAAGGCCATGCCTTGGACGTCTGGGCGGCGGTCTGGAGATCGGTGTCAGTCATAGCTGGCGCTTTTGCCCGCGCGCGCGGATTTCGCAAGCCCCAACTGGGGTGATTGGCGCATTTGCAGCGCTTGTGCCCGTGGCTTGCGGCCCTTGCGGAAGGTTTCATTAACTTCTCGACAAGCGCCGCGCTTCATCCTGCCCTCACCGCCTTTTTCGGAGAGCGCCATGACCCCCGAGTCCGTTCCCGCCGCTGCCAAAACCCCCGTGTCCTTCCGCCTCCCCATGAACCCGTGCGACCGCCTGCGCCTGCATGGCCCCATCCGCTCGATGCCGCGCCCGATCTCCTTGCTGGAACGCATCCTTTTCGGCTGAAACGCAGGTTTTCCCACCGCACCGACCACGCAAACCCCTTGCAGCGCCCATATCCCCGCGCCTATGCGCTGGAACACTATGGAAACACGCGCCCTTCCCGCCCTGCATGCCAGCCACTCCGGCTGCTGGTTGCGTGAGCGTGAAGCGACAAGACTGGTCGGCAAGGGCGAGGCCATTGTCACGGCCGCCGACACGCCACTGCTGATGCTCAACGCGCCGCTGGTGGCGACGCGGCTGGGCTATCCCGATCTGTCGGGGCTGGACCTGCTGGAGCTGTTCGCTTTCGTTCACCCGGCGCGCTTTATGGTGCCCACGGCCAAGGGCCTTGCCCATGCGCTGGGCCTGACCGAACCCGAGAGCGACGAGGCCGTCCCCGCCCTGCTGCAACAGGCGGCGGCGATCCTGCTCGAACGCTGCGAAAGCCCCGACTGGGCCGAGCGCGAAGGCGCCTGGACCGGCCTGCAAGCCATGATCCGCCTGCGCTGGCCATGGGCCACGCTGCTGTCGGCGCGCATCGCCAATCCGGGCCGGGCCGAGCGCTGGCTCTTCTCCCGCCTGCCCGAATGGGAGGAGGCCGCCCCCCGCCCCCAGCCCGCGCAGATCAACTTGCCACCAGAGGCCATCGCCCTGCGCCTCGCCGAAATCACCGGTGCGCTGAGCGAAACCGGCGCCGAACCGCGCATCGCCCAGCGCGATTACGCTCAGTCCGTGGGCCATATCTTCGCCCCCCGCCCTTCGCGTGACGCGCCGCATATGCTGCTGGCCGAGGCGGGCACCGGCACCGGCAAGACGCTGGGTTATCTCACCCCGGCCTCGCTGTGGGCACAGGCCTCGGGCGGCACGGTCTGGGTCAGCACCTACACCAAGGCGCTGCAACGGCAGTTGCGGCGCGAGGCCGCCCGTATCTGGGGCCCCAACCCCGGCCCGGCCCGCGTGGTGGTGCGCAAGGGACGCGAGAACTACCTCTGCCTGCTCAACCTTGAGGACGCGCTGCAAGGCGGCTTTCAGGCCCGCGCGGGAATCATGGCGCAACTGGTCGCCCGCTGGGCCGCATACTCTGCCGATGGCGACATGATCGGCGGCGACCTGCCCGGCTGGCTGCCCACATTGTTCCGCAACCGCGGCGTGGCGGCGCTGACCGACCGGCGCGGCGAATGCGTCTATGCCGGCTGCCCCCACTACCGCAAATGCTTCATCGAGCGCGCCGCCCGCGCCAGCGCCGAGGCCGAACTGGTCATCGCCAACCACGCGCTGGTGATGGTCAACGCCGCGCGCGGCCGCGATGTCGCCCAGCGCCCCACCCGCATCGTCTTCGAC from Novosphingobium sp. encodes:
- a CDS encoding sulfite exporter TauE/SafE family protein, with the translated sequence MTQEMSMWLVPALAMLAAGLVAGFAAGIFGIGGGFVVVPALMLVLPLLGGDKHQLAHVAIGTSAATIILTSIRSLRSHAKRGAVEFEILKSWAPWLVIGDTVGVMLAGKVDGHILLIIFAVGVALMSLNFLLPFMADRKISDNMPGLMPRVAIAGGLGTFSSLLGIGGGTIAIMVMTLCGRSIHKAIATASGIGTLIAIPSAIGFAIIGFGEAGLPWGSLGFVNVPATVAIASMSIISAPWGVAAAHSLPSGPLRKIFGVYLVVIAAVMFKNAMHMAH
- a CDS encoding M20/M25/M40 family metallo-hydrolase, encoding MRNILSSLALAASLAAASAPVTALAQEGPAQSGKDTVAYTIVADLTSEVGQRLGGTPREAYARDWAVKRLTALGLTNPHIEPYTMPGWERGAESATLLGAAEQKLAIAALGNSGATPASGIKAPMVYFASYEALKAAPDAAVKGKIVFIDNAMRAAQDGAGYGPYGAARRSGPSLAASKGAAAVLIRSIGTDHNRDPHTGFTGWDKGVTPIAAAAVSAPDADLIALRAKKGMAEQVALTLTPRFTGNVQSGNVVAELPGRDPSLPPILVGCHLDSWDLATGAIDDGAGCAIVTAAALQAAKGGQLLRTIRVLWAGAEERGGFGGEAYAKAHAKEPHALAMESDSGAGRVWRVNIAMGAADKALGDAIAARLSDMGLVRGENKAEGGEDVGFIAAAQKTAVIDMGQDMTHYFDLHHTPDDTLDKIDPADLQQNVDTWAAVLKIAGNAATIAPQG
- the ettA gene encoding energy-dependent translational throttle protein EttA; the encoded protein is MAAQYAFVMKDMTKTFPGAAKPVLSNINLQFYQGAKIGIVGPNGAGKSTLIKIMGGIDKDFTGEAWPGENITVGYLAQEPQLDPSKSVLENVKDGARATADLVDRFNEISNIMADPPEDVDFDALMEEMGDLQGKIDAVDGWTLDNQLEIAMEALRCPPSDWSVENLSGGEKRRIALTRLLIQKPDILLLDEPTNHLDAESVNWLENHLKEYHGAVLMITHDRYFLDNVVEWILELDRGKYFPYEGNYSTYLDKKAKRLEQESREDEGRSKAIKDELEWIRAGTKGRQTKSKARIKAFDQLVESQETRIVNKAQIVIQVPERLGGKVIEAKNITKAYGDKLLFENLSFLLPPGGIVGVIGPNGAGKSTLFKLLTGQEQPDEGTIEIGQTVRLGYVDQSRDHLDPSKNVWEEISDGLDYMKVNKQDMSTRAYVGAFNFKGQDQQKNVGKLSGGERNRVHMAKMLKQGGNVLLLDEPTNDLDVETLRALEEAIENFAGCAVVISHDRFFLDRLATHILAFEGNSHVEWFEGNFEAYEEDKRRRLGDAADRPTALAYKKLTR
- a CDS encoding RcnB family protein — protein: MGNNRRSAHLATIAAMASIALIATPAMAQKRDDNPDSGRAPPPAQHGAPGGGAPHGGGNPGGPGGGGPRGGFNGGGQGGAPGAQRPAPQPGNPGGGNFQRGPGGNPGGGQWSGQRPGFNGNGGGNFQRGPENRGPDNRGPDNRGGFNQQGRPGFDGGRPGGPDFNRPGRPDGPSYNGRPGAPGYNGRPGGPGFNQPGRPGGPGFNGPGRPGGGWNNGWRNDNRYNWSAWRDMHRDVFRMGRYRPPYSGYAYRRLGIGFTLDRMFFGSTYVLADPYAYRLPPAYEPYEWVRYYNDAVLVDTYTGQVVDVLYGFFL
- a CDS encoding 2OG-Fe(II) oxygenase — encoded protein: MSTAPVAPQANHSTGNVFPDMGPVVDKSALEKLGGAVRARLALDPAVWHAPVVQAEIVTVTEFLMPDECAQIIELIDRIAEPSSTYHADHDASIRSSYSGNVDRFDPFVMMIERRIDDLLGMPSAYGETMQGQRYMPGQQFKAHYDFFSTKAAYWPGERSRGGQRSWTAMIYLNDVEEGGETVFERAGVTATPRQGMLLAWNNANIDGTPNHYTLHAALPVVRGCKYVITKWYRTRNWAGLPG
- a CDS encoding VOC family protein, translating into MAVAGIGGVFFRAKDPAALQAWYRRHLGIGGEDPFHWTQTAGPALFMPFKQDTDYFPAGKQWMINFRVTALAEMIATLRSEGIEVTTHADWDTPQTGKFAHITDPEGNMVELWEPPQH
- a CDS encoding DUF1003 domain-containing protein — its product is MKLNNTPEALAEKLLGRPFDQLDEDEQHVLRHVLSRDISLEDDETQAAKAGFGDRLADRVAKVGGSWGFIIWFMVTLLGWMLLNSPLVSGWMRQWDPYPYIFLNLMLSMLAAVQAPVIMMSQNRQSARDRIYNRHDYEINLRTTIEIVRLHRKIDRLTGKVERLMHPGEHKKGVKE
- a CDS encoding lysine--tRNA ligase, with translation MTDTDLQTAAQTSKAWPFEEARKLLKRYPQGKAKDGQDMPVLFETGYGPSGLPHIGTFQEVLRTTLVRRAYEVLTGKPTRLVAFSDDMDGLRKVPDNVPNKEMLAEHLGKPLSRIPDPFGTHESFAHHNNAMLRAFLDQFGFDYEFVSASDRYNSGEFDEALRGVLRNYDKIMGIMLPTLREERRKTYSPILPVSPTSGIVLQVPIEVVDAEAGLIRFEDEGESVELCIFKGNAKLQWKVDWAMRWVALGVDYEMCGKDLTDSVTQSGKIASVLGGRKPEGLIYELFLDENGEKISKSKGNGLTIEQWLTYGSEESLGFYLFREPKSAKSLHPGIIGRAVDEYWQFREKIPTQPIEQQMGNPVWHLLRTNGASAGGEGDKLPVTYGLLLNLVGVLGANATRDQVWSYLANYVEDATPEAHPALDTLVTCALAYNRDFIAPTLNRRAPENGEVAALTALDEELAATSDDATAEELQNIVYEIGKDPHYGFESLRDWFKALYETLLGSSTGPRMGSFIALYGIENTRKLIAQALEGAKA